One Mugil cephalus isolate CIBA_MC_2020 chromosome 22, CIBA_Mcephalus_1.1, whole genome shotgun sequence genomic window carries:
- the LOC124999740 gene encoding uncharacterized protein LOC124999740, with product MELREVYPQLPVISQEGNYHIKNEAEPVIEVGKAETTILMYPSTKSKKKTTRLETGGRLRIKRMDFGEVEYQSDEEEARGGYDPAVRRLLARAERRGGTTGRRMELRDESEVEGESGSENEIENEDSDEESESPSLAKRKTAYREEERRQILREVEENIDRCCRCLDKCTTPKGRKALEDQLQELQIQKKELRKTGSQKLDKEYELRSREKKKPGKMCPVVIRGQNLEYKPWQSTDMSDILEKLPTLQDGAHPWISKLEEIMVGTQAAVGDIKRFLANILGVPAMGEILQRAGLNRYVETAVNDSELFAANRGRVWRALKDTFPTNIHPDNILIEPLGQEENPRAYVSRAYQVWRNVTGNDPEESQMEQSILRAKIQKGLPLPVRSKLAEVVGPGNMAKGVYTDHVAHQVDLYRKKEYDQKEQGNFRGNFRGNARGGFRGQQLIIRGPANPYRGPEQGF from the exons atggagctcCGGGAAGTTTATCCTCAGCTTCCGGTAATTAGTCAAGAGGGCAATTACCACATTAAGAATGAGGCTGAGCCGGTTATAGAAgtggggaaagcagagacaactaTTTTGATGTatccaagtacaaaaagtaaaaagaaaacgacaCGTTTGGAGACCGGAGGACGATTGAGAATTAAAAGGATGGATTTTGGAGAAGTGGAGTatcagagtgatgaagaagaagccaggggaggatatgatccagcagtcagacgactactggccagagcggaaagaagaggaggtacaacaggaagaagaatggaactgagagatgaaagtgaagttgaaggtgaaagtggaagtgaaaatgagatTGAAAATGAGGACAGTGATGAAGAAAGCGAGAGTCCTTCTCTTGCTAAGCGAAAAACTgcttatagagaagaagaaagacgacagattttaagagaagttgAAGAGAATATAGATCGATGCTGTAGATGTCTGGACAAATGCACTAcaccaaaaggaaggaaggcattagaagaccaattacaagaactgcagattcagaagaaagagTTGCGGAAAACAGGTTCCCAAAAACTGGACAAGGAATATGAACTGCGTTCAAGGGAAAAGAAGAAGCCTGGTAAGATGTGTCCAGTTGTCATAAGAGGTCAGAATTTGGAGTATAAACCTTGGCAGAGTACTGACATGTCAGATATACTTGAGAAGTTACCTACTCTTCAAGATGGAGCACACCCTTGGATCTCAAAGTTGGAAGAGATCATGGTGGGGACGCAGGCTGCAGTAGGAGACATTAAGAGATTTCTGGCTAATATACTTGGGGTTCCAGCCATGGGGGAGATTTTGCAGAGAGCTGGATTAAACCGTTATGTggaaactgctgtaaatgattcagagcTGTTTGCAGCAAATAGAGGTCGAGTATGGAGAGCATTGAAAGATACATTTCCGACAAATATACACCCCGACAACATTCTCATTGAGCCactgggacaggaagaaaatccgAGAGCCTATGTGTCAAGAGCCTATCAGGtgtggagaaatgtcacaggaaatGATCCAGAGGAGAGCCAAATGGAGCAATCAATTTTGCGAGCCAAGATACAGAAGGGGCTACCTCTACCAGTGCGGAGCAAATTGGCAGAAGTGGTTGGTCCTGGAAATATGGCGAAGGGTGTATATACAGACCATGTAGCACATCAAGTGGACCTGTATAGAAAGAAGGAGTATGATCAGAAGGAACAAG GAAATTTCAGAGGAAACTTCAGGGGAAATGCAAGAGGAGGATTCAGAGGTCAGCAATTGATAATCCGGGGACCGGCGAACCCTTATAGGGGTCCAGAGCAAGGATTTTAG